The Corallococcus caeni genome includes a region encoding these proteins:
- the fabG gene encoding 3-oxoacyl-ACP reductase FabG: MGDKTVLVTGSSRGIGRAIALRLARDGYDVVVHCRSKRDEADAVAAQVREAGRESRVLQFDVADRAGTQAALLADVEAHGCYYGVVCNAGIARDNAFPAMTADEWDSVIHTNLDAFYNVLNPLTMPLVRRKKPGRIVTLASVSGLMGNRGQVNYSAAKAGIIGATKALAVELAKRNITVNCVAPGLIDTEMVPPEVLEEALKIIPARRMGRPEEVAAAVSFLMAEDAGYITRQVISVNGGMIG, from the coding sequence ATGGGTGACAAGACGGTGCTGGTGACGGGCTCCAGCCGGGGCATCGGCCGCGCCATCGCGCTGCGCCTGGCCCGCGACGGCTACGACGTCGTGGTGCACTGCCGCAGCAAGCGCGACGAAGCGGACGCCGTGGCCGCGCAGGTGCGCGAGGCGGGCCGCGAGTCGCGCGTGCTCCAGTTCGACGTGGCGGACCGCGCGGGCACGCAGGCCGCGCTGCTGGCCGACGTGGAGGCCCACGGCTGCTACTACGGCGTGGTGTGCAACGCGGGCATCGCGCGCGACAACGCCTTCCCCGCCATGACGGCCGACGAGTGGGACAGCGTCATCCACACCAACCTGGACGCCTTCTACAACGTGCTCAACCCGCTCACGATGCCGCTGGTGCGCCGCAAGAAGCCGGGCCGCATCGTCACGCTGGCGTCCGTGTCCGGGCTCATGGGCAACCGGGGCCAGGTGAACTACAGCGCCGCCAAGGCGGGCATCATCGGCGCGACGAAGGCGCTGGCGGTGGAGCTGGCCAAGCGAAACATCACCGTCAACTGCGTGGCGCCGGGCCTCATCGACACGGAGATGGTGCCTCCGGAAGTGCTGGAAGAGGCGCTGAAGATCATTCCCGCCCGCCGGATGGGCAGGCCCGAGGAGGTCGCCGCCGCGGTGAGCTTCCTCATGGCGGAGGACGCGGGCTACATCACGCGGCAGGTGATTTCCGTGAACGGGGGGATGATCGGATGA
- a CDS encoding hotdog family protein, translated as MMRIVINEPIEALVPHEGRMRLLDRALEGDTDSLVAEVTVREDSLFFADGAVGGWVGIEYMAQAVAAWAGWHARRRGGTPRVGFLLGTRRYECSRPVFKLGETLRVEVHRQFSADNGLGQFDCTLRIGTEQVATAALTVYEPQPGQDLGRGNTDG; from the coding sequence ATGATGCGCATCGTCATCAACGAGCCCATCGAGGCGCTGGTGCCCCACGAGGGGCGCATGCGGCTGCTGGACCGCGCCCTGGAGGGCGACACGGACTCGCTCGTCGCGGAGGTCACCGTGCGCGAGGACAGCCTCTTCTTCGCCGACGGCGCCGTGGGCGGCTGGGTGGGCATCGAGTACATGGCGCAGGCCGTGGCCGCCTGGGCCGGGTGGCACGCGCGCAGGCGCGGCGGCACGCCCCGGGTGGGCTTCCTCCTGGGCACGCGCCGCTACGAGTGCAGCCGCCCCGTCTTCAAGCTGGGGGAGACCTTGCGCGTGGAGGTCCACCGCCAGTTCTCCGCGGACAACGGGCTGGGCCAGTTCGACTGCACCCTGCGCATCGGGACGGAGCAGGTGGCCACGGCGGCGCTGACGGTCTACGAGCCGCAACCGGGGCAGGACCTGGGAAGGGGCAACACAGATGGGTGA
- a CDS encoding outer membrane lipoprotein carrier protein LolA — MKPFLVLMLSLLSVSAHAADLVKDVRARLVDAPLVRGQFEQKKTVAGFKKPLVSRGDFLLARDQGVLWNTRKPFASTLTLTRKSLSAEQGTGGAAYHLDSTKEPALAAVNELLFALLSGDVASLQKRFKVEGALVGAEGWKLELTPTDAGLARVFKHIHLEGDGYVRQVQLDETRGDSSVITFEQLAQTPPPDATEAERLGK, encoded by the coding sequence ATGAAGCCCTTCCTCGTGTTGATGCTGTCGCTCTTGTCCGTGAGCGCCCATGCGGCGGACCTGGTGAAGGACGTGCGCGCGCGGCTGGTGGACGCGCCGCTGGTGCGTGGCCAGTTCGAACAGAAGAAGACCGTGGCGGGATTCAAGAAGCCGCTCGTGTCCAGGGGGGACTTCCTCCTCGCGCGCGACCAGGGCGTGCTGTGGAACACGCGCAAGCCGTTCGCCTCCACCCTGACGCTCACGCGCAAGTCGCTGAGCGCGGAGCAGGGCACGGGCGGCGCGGCCTACCACCTGGACTCCACCAAGGAGCCCGCGCTGGCGGCGGTGAACGAGCTGCTCTTCGCGCTCCTGTCGGGCGACGTCGCGTCGCTCCAGAAGCGCTTCAAGGTGGAGGGCGCGCTCGTGGGCGCCGAGGGCTGGAAGCTGGAGCTGACGCCCACGGACGCGGGGCTCGCGCGCGTCTTCAAGCACATCCACCTGGAGGGTGACGGGTACGTGCGCCAGGTGCAGCTGGACGAGACGCGCGGCGACAGCAGCGTCATCACGTTCGAGCAACTGGCGCAGACGCCGCCCCCCGATGCCACGGAAGCGGAACGTCTTGGCAAATAA
- a CDS encoding LpxL/LpxP family acyltransferase, whose translation MKSRHWAEMGETTFVAGIWLLYWIHRLLGRWPFRACLYPVVLVNWLRRPALRQASREYLERMQAATGGLGRKPRWRDSVRHVLMFAETMLDKLLAVSGRYRFERVRTEGREELYEAAKSGKGGVIVTAHMGCLELCRTMAERRGEVKLNILVHTLHAEQFNRLLKRLNPENDFRLMEVTDMGPATAVALNERVEAGEFVVIAGDRIPVNSSQTVSVDFLGHPAPFPVGPYVLAALLKCPLYLLGCIHEGDGYTIHFERLFERVVLPRGKREAALTDCARHYAARVTALLQRAPYDWFNFFPFWDQVHVSAKPPTV comes from the coding sequence ATGAAGTCCCGCCACTGGGCGGAGATGGGCGAGACCACCTTCGTCGCGGGCATCTGGCTCCTGTACTGGATCCATCGGCTGCTGGGCCGCTGGCCGTTCCGCGCCTGCCTCTACCCGGTGGTGCTGGTGAACTGGCTCCGGAGGCCGGCGCTGCGTCAGGCGTCGCGCGAGTACCTGGAGCGGATGCAGGCCGCGACGGGGGGCCTGGGGCGCAAGCCCCGCTGGCGCGACAGCGTGCGCCACGTGCTGATGTTCGCGGAGACCATGCTGGACAAGCTGCTCGCGGTGAGCGGCCGCTACCGCTTCGAGCGCGTGCGCACCGAGGGCCGCGAGGAGCTCTACGAGGCGGCGAAGTCGGGCAAGGGCGGCGTCATCGTCACCGCGCACATGGGCTGCCTGGAACTCTGCCGCACCATGGCGGAGCGCCGGGGCGAGGTGAAGCTCAACATCCTGGTGCACACGCTGCACGCGGAGCAGTTCAACCGCCTGCTCAAGCGCCTCAACCCGGAGAACGACTTCCGGCTGATGGAAGTCACCGACATGGGCCCGGCCACCGCCGTCGCGCTGAACGAGCGCGTGGAGGCGGGCGAGTTCGTGGTCATCGCGGGCGACCGCATCCCGGTGAATTCCAGCCAGACCGTGAGCGTCGACTTCCTCGGCCACCCGGCGCCATTTCCGGTGGGTCCGTACGTGCTGGCGGCGCTGCTCAAGTGTCCGCTCTACCTGCTGGGCTGCATCCATGAGGGCGACGGCTACACCATCCACTTCGAGCGCCTCTTCGAGCGCGTCGTGCTGCCCCGGGGCAAGCGCGAGGCCGCGCTCACCGACTGCGCGCGCCACTACGCCGCCCGGGTGACGGCGCTCCTCCAGCGCGCGCCCTACGACTGGTTCAACTTCTTTCCCTTCTGGGATCAGGTGCATGTCTCCGCGAAGCCCCCAACTGTCTGA
- a CDS encoding glycosyltransferase family 2 protein gives MKVCAVIPVYNHGEAVGAVVKAVRGHGLPCVLVDDGSEPGCAAVLDNLAREDSEHVAVVRLPQNEGKGGAMMAGLRSALERGYSHALQIDADGQHNANDIPRFLALAKAQPDTLVCGTPVYDESVPKGRLYGRYATHIWVWINTLSFAIRDSMCGFRVYPLKPTVALIDSVRIGKRMDFDVEVLVRLFWRGMHILNQPTQVRYPTDGISHFDVLWDNVRISGMHARLFFGMLGRLPVLLWRKVAR, from the coding sequence ATGAAGGTCTGCGCGGTGATTCCGGTCTACAACCATGGCGAGGCCGTGGGCGCGGTGGTGAAGGCCGTCCGCGGCCACGGGCTGCCCTGCGTGCTGGTGGATGACGGCAGCGAGCCCGGCTGCGCGGCGGTGCTGGACAACCTGGCGCGCGAGGACAGCGAGCACGTGGCGGTGGTCCGCCTGCCCCAGAACGAGGGCAAGGGCGGCGCGATGATGGCGGGCCTGCGCTCGGCGCTGGAGCGGGGCTACAGCCACGCGCTGCAAATCGACGCGGACGGCCAGCACAACGCCAACGACATCCCGCGCTTCCTGGCGCTGGCGAAGGCGCAGCCGGACACGCTGGTGTGCGGCACACCCGTCTACGACGAGTCCGTGCCCAAGGGCCGGCTGTACGGCCGCTATGCCACGCACATCTGGGTGTGGATCAACACGCTGTCGTTCGCCATCCGCGACTCCATGTGCGGCTTCCGCGTGTATCCGCTCAAGCCCACCGTGGCGCTCATCGACTCGGTGCGCATCGGCAAGCGGATGGACTTCGACGTGGAGGTGCTGGTGCGCCTGTTCTGGCGCGGCATGCACATCCTCAACCAGCCCACCCAGGTGCGCTACCCCACCGACGGCATCTCCCACTTCGACGTGCTCTGGGACAACGTGCGCATCTCCGGCATGCACGCCCGGCTCTTCTTCGGGATGCTGGGACGGCTGCCGGTGCTCCTCTGGCGGAAGGTGGCGAGATGA
- a CDS encoding acyl-CoA thioesterase, translated as MKPDLSCELEIDPPFHDLDMMEIVWHGHYVKYLELARAVILRKHDYDWPQMRESGYGWPVVEMKLKYVAPISYKQRIIVRAEITEWENRLRFDYLLRDADTGRKVNQAHTLQVAVSLKTGEMQYVCPEVLWKKLGVWPG; from the coding sequence ATGAAGCCTGACCTGAGCTGCGAGCTGGAGATTGATCCGCCGTTCCACGACCTCGACATGATGGAGATCGTCTGGCACGGCCACTACGTGAAGTACCTGGAGCTGGCGCGCGCCGTCATCCTGCGCAAGCACGACTACGACTGGCCGCAGATGCGCGAGTCCGGGTACGGCTGGCCCGTGGTGGAGATGAAGCTCAAGTACGTGGCCCCCATCTCCTACAAGCAGCGCATCATCGTGCGCGCCGAAATCACGGAGTGGGAGAACCGCCTTCGCTTCGACTACCTGCTGCGCGACGCGGACACCGGGCGCAAGGTGAACCAGGCCCACACGCTCCAGGTGGCCGTGTCCTTGAAGACGGGCGAGATGCAGTACGTCTGCCCGGAAGTCCTCTGGAAGAAGCTGGGAGTGTGGCCGGGATGA
- a CDS encoding HAL/PAL/TAL family ammonia-lyase — MSPRSPQLSDTPVRFDGTRLTLEDVGALSRRERPAELGTAPAFRQRIAKGAAFLDRLLAEDGVIYGVTTGYGDSVTVSIPPALVAELPHHLYTYHGIGAGRFLTPEETRAVLATRLASLSQGFSGVGVPLLTQLELLLQHDVLPMIPAEGSVGASGDLTPLSYVAAVLCGERDVWHRGERKPAAQVLQSLGIAPLKLRPKEGLAIMNGTAVMTALACLAWERAEYLSRLSTRLTAFNVLASAGNAHHFDETLFAAKPHAGQQRVAARLRADLVSDRPPRNEQRLQDRYSLRCAPHVIGVLEDALPYFRTLIENELNSANDNPLIDPDGERVLHGGHFYGGHIAFAMDGLKNAVANVADLLDRQLALLVDPRFNHGLPANLSASMGARAAINHGLKAAQISVSAWTAEALKQTMPASVFSRSTECHNQDKVSMGTIAARDCLRVLELTEQVAAAMLIAARQGVTLRQRLDADAKPGPAMAAMHADLEARIPLLVEDRALDGELQGLITAIRRREWRLHEA, encoded by the coding sequence ATGTCTCCGCGAAGCCCCCAACTGTCTGACACCCCGGTCCGCTTCGACGGCACCCGGCTGACGCTCGAGGACGTGGGCGCCCTGTCGCGCCGTGAGCGCCCGGCGGAACTGGGCACGGCCCCGGCCTTCCGCCAGCGCATCGCCAAGGGCGCCGCGTTCCTGGACCGGCTGCTGGCGGAGGACGGCGTCATCTACGGCGTCACCACCGGCTACGGCGACTCCGTGACGGTGTCCATCCCGCCAGCGCTGGTCGCGGAGCTGCCGCACCACCTCTACACGTACCACGGCATCGGCGCGGGCCGGTTCCTCACGCCGGAGGAGACGCGCGCGGTGCTGGCCACGCGGCTGGCGTCGCTGTCGCAGGGCTTCTCCGGCGTGGGCGTGCCGCTGCTCACCCAGCTGGAGCTGCTGCTCCAGCACGACGTGCTGCCCATGATTCCCGCCGAGGGCTCCGTGGGCGCGTCCGGCGACCTGACGCCCCTGTCCTACGTGGCGGCGGTGCTCTGCGGCGAGCGCGACGTGTGGCACCGGGGCGAGCGCAAGCCCGCCGCGCAGGTGCTCCAGTCGCTGGGCATCGCGCCCCTCAAGCTGCGGCCGAAGGAAGGCCTGGCCATCATGAACGGCACCGCCGTGATGACGGCCCTGGCGTGCCTGGCGTGGGAGCGCGCGGAGTACCTGTCGCGCCTGTCCACGCGGCTCACGGCGTTCAACGTGCTGGCGAGCGCCGGCAACGCGCACCACTTCGACGAGACGCTCTTCGCGGCCAAGCCCCATGCCGGCCAGCAGCGCGTCGCGGCCCGGCTGCGCGCGGATCTGGTATCGGACCGGCCGCCGCGCAATGAGCAGCGGCTCCAGGACCGGTACTCGCTGCGCTGCGCGCCGCACGTCATCGGCGTGCTGGAGGACGCGCTGCCGTACTTCCGCACGCTCATCGAGAACGAGCTGAACAGCGCCAACGACAACCCGCTCATCGACCCGGACGGCGAGCGGGTGCTGCACGGCGGCCACTTCTACGGCGGCCACATCGCCTTCGCCATGGACGGGCTGAAGAACGCGGTGGCCAACGTGGCGGACCTCTTGGACCGTCAGCTCGCGCTGCTGGTGGACCCGCGCTTCAACCACGGGCTGCCCGCGAACCTCTCCGCGTCCATGGGCGCCCGCGCGGCCATCAACCACGGCCTCAAGGCGGCGCAGATCAGCGTCTCCGCGTGGACCGCGGAGGCGCTCAAGCAGACCATGCCCGCGTCCGTCTTCTCCCGCTCCACGGAGTGCCACAACCAGGACAAGGTGAGCATGGGCACCATCGCCGCGCGCGACTGCCTGCGCGTGCTGGAGCTGACGGAGCAGGTGGCCGCGGCCATGCTCATCGCCGCGCGCCAGGGCGTCACCCTGCGCCAGCGGCTGGACGCGGACGCGAAGCCCGGCCCCGCGATGGCCGCGATGCACGCGGACCTGGAGGCGCGCATCCCCCTCCTGGTGGAGGACCGCGCGCTGGACGGCGAGCTGCAGGGCCTCATCACCGCCATCCGCCGCCGCGAGTGGAGGCTGCATGAAGCCTGA
- a CDS encoding DUF3261 domain-containing protein — protein MRGLIPALLVAGLVACTTTPRPRPAAPGEPLPQLRLAPAALGASVSLAQRLVFAHEQDPGGPRSLEALMEVDPAGLQLAGLAMGHRILTLRWDGATLDEERDPRLPAQFNSALVLRDVQLVYWPADAVRAALPAGWTLEDGPGQRSLSKNGREWVTVRYDGAPRWEGRTQLTNLSEHYQLTIESHVADE, from the coding sequence GTGCGCGGCCTGATTCCGGCCCTGCTCGTCGCGGGCCTCGTGGCCTGCACCACCACGCCCCGGCCCAGGCCCGCCGCTCCCGGCGAGCCCCTGCCACAGCTGCGCCTGGCCCCCGCCGCGCTCGGCGCGTCCGTGAGCCTGGCGCAGCGGCTGGTGTTCGCGCACGAGCAGGACCCGGGCGGCCCCCGCTCCCTGGAGGCCTTGATGGAGGTGGATCCGGCCGGGTTGCAATTGGCCGGGCTGGCCATGGGTCACCGCATCCTCACGCTGCGCTGGGACGGCGCCACCCTGGACGAGGAGCGCGACCCCCGCCTGCCCGCCCAGTTCAACTCCGCCCTGGTGCTCCGGGACGTGCAGCTCGTCTACTGGCCGGCCGACGCCGTGCGCGCCGCCCTGCCCGCCGGCTGGACGCTGGAGGATGGGCCGGGACAGCGGTCCCTGTCGAAGAACGGCAGGGAATGGGTGACGGTGCGCTACGATGGCGCACCGCGCTGGGAAGGGCGCACGCAGCTCACCAACCTGTCCGAGCACTACCAGCTCACCATCGAGTCCCACGTCGCGGACGAGTGA
- a CDS encoding NAD(P)/FAD-dependent oxidoreductase yields MKTESADILIIGAGPAGSVAAGLLRKQGREVLVLEREQFPRFSIGESLLPQSMQYIEEAGFLQDVVEAGFQFKNGAAFERSGRYTDFDFRDKFSPGWGTTYQVQRGHFDHVLAQAAERKGATVRFRHEVLTVDFSGEKPEVTVRPPEGETYRVQARFILDASGFGRVLPRLLNLETPSNFPVRGAIFTHVEDRIPPGTFDRNKIRVTTHPEHVHVWYWTIPFSGGRCSLGVVAKKEYLEQYTGTDTERLQAIVKETPSLQNLLKDAVWDTPTRKLTGYAANVKSLWGPGFALLGNAGEFLDPVFSSGVTIAFKSASLASACIAREFAGEKVDWENDYAKPLKAGVDTFRTFVESWYEGGFQNIIFHPNPSPDVRRMISAILAGYAWDKNNPYVADSKRRLGVLEALCAA; encoded by the coding sequence TTGAAAACTGAATCAGCGGACATCCTCATCATCGGCGCGGGCCCCGCGGGCTCCGTCGCGGCGGGCCTCCTTCGCAAGCAGGGCCGTGAGGTCCTCGTGCTGGAGCGCGAGCAGTTCCCCCGCTTCTCCATTGGCGAGAGCCTGCTGCCGCAGAGCATGCAGTACATCGAGGAGGCCGGCTTCCTCCAGGACGTGGTGGAGGCGGGCTTCCAGTTCAAGAACGGCGCGGCCTTCGAGCGCTCCGGGCGCTACACGGACTTCGACTTCCGCGACAAGTTCAGCCCCGGCTGGGGCACCACCTACCAGGTGCAGCGCGGCCACTTCGACCACGTGCTGGCCCAGGCCGCGGAGCGCAAGGGCGCCACCGTGCGCTTCCGCCACGAGGTGCTGACCGTGGACTTCTCCGGCGAGAAGCCGGAGGTGACGGTGCGCCCGCCCGAAGGCGAGACGTACCGCGTGCAGGCGCGCTTCATCCTGGACGCAAGCGGCTTCGGCCGCGTGCTGCCGCGCCTGCTGAACCTGGAGACGCCGTCCAACTTCCCCGTGCGCGGCGCCATCTTCACCCACGTCGAGGACCGCATCCCCCCGGGCACCTTCGACCGGAACAAGATCCGCGTCACCACGCACCCGGAGCACGTGCACGTCTGGTACTGGACCATCCCCTTCTCCGGCGGCCGGTGCTCGCTCGGCGTGGTCGCGAAGAAGGAGTACCTGGAGCAGTACACCGGAACGGACACGGAGCGGCTGCAGGCCATCGTCAAGGAGACGCCGTCCTTGCAGAACCTGCTGAAGGACGCGGTCTGGGACACGCCCACGCGCAAGCTCACCGGCTACGCGGCCAACGTGAAGTCGCTGTGGGGCCCGGGCTTCGCGCTGCTGGGCAACGCGGGTGAGTTCCTGGACCCGGTGTTCTCCTCGGGCGTCACCATCGCCTTCAAGTCCGCGAGCCTCGCGTCGGCCTGCATCGCCCGGGAGTTCGCCGGGGAGAAGGTGGACTGGGAGAACGACTACGCGAAGCCGCTCAAGGCGGGCGTGGACACCTTCCGCACCTTCGTGGAGTCCTGGTACGAGGGCGGCTTCCAGAACATCATCTTCCACCCGAACCCGTCCCCGGACGTGCGCCGGATGATCTCCGCCATCCTCGCCGGCTACGCGTGGGACAAGAACAACCCCTACGTCGCGGACAGCAAGCGGCGCCTGGGCGTGCTCGAGGCCCTGTGCGCGGCCTGA
- a CDS encoding MMPL family transporter: MANKLAIFWALVVLAVGVHQVQFWRSARLDTDVLALLPEDEQAPEVDAATRKLADDAGRQVVLLVGAQDWPSAQRAADEATRVLSGAADLLEPAMVDTSALDQAVDFYRPYRDRLLTPAQRQWLARATADELGGTALMKLYQPAGAQLTDWNADPLGLWQDWWQARAAETSARPRDGRMWLSGEGREWVLLMWKSKVSAFALGDGSRVTATVEQARAKVEATVPGGRLVAAGVPLYAEAAAAQASWEMSTIGFGSLAAVLILVWLTFRSLRPIVLVGLSLTLGCAVALSVTALVFERVHLLTLVFGSSLVGVAEDYGFHYFAARQGKAPSERGPVMRSLLPGMVLALVTSVVAYLALGVAPFPGLRQMAVFSAAGLTAAFLTVVCWFPSLDTGALPVTSFSERFSASITRWPRIASTKGWWLSGAVLTVLVAVGIWKLEPRDDLRQLQGAPANLIADQRELGRLLGLPSPAQFFLVQGDSDEQVLAREAALKTKLDALVAQKVFAGYRAVSDWLPSEAQQREDAALSARAEALAVAAVSASTGEAPTRAAFSPEPLTPSHFLSGPAAGAIRQQWLGTLGKARYSVLMLRGLNDPKVLPRLEEVAHGLEGIRWVDKTAEISGLLSRYRRIMGGLIVAGYIAVLLTLVARFGRQAWRAWVPSVLGTLLTLAIFGWAGAPLQLFTVLGLVLLLGMGVDYGIFLLEHPGDGSAWLAVALAGVSTLLSFGLLGLSATPALRSFGLAMLLGEVTIWILTPCFRLPPGKATH, translated from the coding sequence TTGGCAAATAAGCTGGCCATCTTCTGGGCGCTGGTGGTGCTCGCCGTGGGCGTGCACCAGGTGCAGTTCTGGCGCTCGGCGCGCCTGGACACCGACGTGCTCGCGCTCCTGCCGGAGGACGAGCAGGCGCCGGAGGTGGACGCCGCCACGCGCAAGCTCGCGGACGACGCCGGCCGGCAGGTGGTGCTGCTGGTGGGCGCCCAGGACTGGCCGTCCGCGCAGCGCGCCGCGGATGAAGCCACGCGCGTGCTCTCAGGAGCCGCGGACCTGCTGGAGCCGGCGATGGTGGACACCTCCGCGCTGGACCAGGCGGTGGACTTCTACCGACCCTACCGCGACCGGCTGCTCACGCCCGCGCAGCGCCAGTGGCTCGCGCGCGCGACGGCGGACGAACTGGGCGGCACGGCGCTGATGAAGCTGTACCAGCCCGCGGGCGCGCAGCTGACGGACTGGAACGCGGATCCGCTGGGCCTGTGGCAGGACTGGTGGCAGGCCCGCGCGGCGGAGACGTCCGCCCGGCCCCGCGACGGACGGATGTGGCTGTCCGGCGAGGGCCGCGAGTGGGTGCTCCTCATGTGGAAGAGCAAGGTGTCCGCCTTCGCGCTGGGGGACGGCTCGCGCGTCACCGCCACGGTGGAGCAGGCGCGGGCGAAGGTGGAGGCCACGGTGCCCGGAGGCCGGCTCGTGGCCGCGGGCGTGCCGCTGTACGCGGAGGCCGCCGCCGCGCAGGCGAGCTGGGAGATGTCCACCATCGGCTTCGGGTCGCTGGCGGCGGTGCTCATCCTCGTCTGGCTCACCTTCCGCTCGCTGCGGCCCATCGTGCTCGTGGGCCTGTCGCTCACGCTGGGCTGCGCGGTGGCGCTCAGCGTCACCGCGCTCGTGTTCGAGCGGGTGCACCTGCTCACGCTCGTCTTCGGCTCCAGCCTCGTCGGCGTGGCGGAGGACTACGGCTTCCACTACTTCGCCGCGCGCCAGGGCAAGGCCCCGTCGGAGCGCGGGCCGGTGATGCGCTCGCTGCTGCCCGGCATGGTGCTGGCGCTCGTCACCAGCGTGGTGGCCTACCTGGCGCTGGGCGTCGCGCCCTTCCCGGGCCTGCGGCAGATGGCGGTGTTCTCCGCCGCCGGCCTCACCGCCGCGTTCCTCACCGTGGTGTGCTGGTTCCCCTCGCTGGACACGGGCGCCCTGCCCGTCACGTCCTTCTCGGAGCGCTTCTCCGCGTCCATCACCCGCTGGCCGCGCATCGCGTCCACCAAGGGCTGGTGGCTGTCCGGCGCGGTCCTGACGGTGCTCGTGGCCGTGGGCATCTGGAAGCTGGAGCCCCGGGACGACCTGCGGCAGCTGCAGGGCGCGCCCGCGAACCTCATCGCGGATCAGCGCGAACTGGGGCGCCTGTTGGGGCTGCCCAGCCCGGCGCAGTTCTTCCTCGTGCAGGGCGACAGCGACGAACAGGTGCTCGCGCGCGAGGCCGCGCTGAAGACGAAGCTGGACGCGCTGGTGGCCCAGAAGGTGTTCGCGGGCTACCGCGCCGTGTCCGACTGGCTCCCGTCCGAAGCGCAGCAGCGCGAGGACGCGGCCCTGAGCGCCCGCGCGGAAGCCCTGGCGGTCGCCGCGGTCAGCGCCTCCACGGGGGAAGCGCCCACGCGCGCCGCGTTCTCCCCGGAACCGCTCACGCCCTCGCACTTCCTCTCCGGGCCCGCCGCGGGCGCCATCCGGCAGCAGTGGCTGGGGACGCTGGGCAAGGCGCGGTACAGCGTCCTCATGCTGCGCGGCCTCAACGACCCCAAGGTGCTGCCCCGCCTGGAAGAGGTGGCGCACGGCCTGGAGGGCATCCGCTGGGTGGACAAGACGGCGGAGATTTCGGGCCTGCTCAGCCGCTACCGCCGCATCATGGGCGGGCTCATCGTCGCGGGCTACATCGCGGTGCTGCTCACGCTGGTGGCCCGCTTCGGACGCCAGGCGTGGCGCGCGTGGGTCCCGTCCGTGCTGGGCACGCTCCTGACGCTCGCCATCTTCGGCTGGGCGGGCGCGCCGCTGCAGTTGTTCACCGTGCTCGGGCTGGTGCTGCTTCTGGGCATGGGCGTGGACTACGGCATCTTCCTCCTGGAGCACCCCGGTGACGGCTCCGCGTGGCTCGCGGTGGCGCTGGCCGGCGTGAGCACGCTCCTCTCCTTCGGGCTGCTGGGCCTGTCCGCCACGCCCGCGCTGCGCTCGTTCGGCCTCGCCATGCTGCTGGGCGAGGTCACCATCTGGATCCTCACCCCTTGCTTCCGACTACCACCCGGGAAAGCCACACATTGA
- a CDS encoding beta-ketoacyl-ACP synthase yields the protein MPPVFLNQLGLVCALGSGKQEVTRALFADTVSGVASHEGFADRPLHLGVVTSPLAAQDALPPSQHSRNNALLLTALEQIRPAVDAAIARFGRARVAVVLGTSTSGIGESERAIAGHLATGELPSRFHLHQQELGSPALALTQLLGLGGPAYVISTACSSSAKALASAARLLRSGTVDAVLTGGVDSLCRFTVAGFRALDSVSEERCNPMSAHRHGINIGEAAALFLMTREPGPVRLSGWGESSDAHHISAPEPGGKGAMAAIQEALKRAGVSAEQVDYVNLHGTATVQNDAMESRAVHALMGPAVKASSTKPLTGHTLGAAGALEAAFAYLTLVDNPEGRLPAHFWDGAVDPSLPALSLVKPGEALGRPVQRVLSNSFAFGGSNAALVLERA from the coding sequence ATGCCTCCTGTCTTCCTCAACCAGCTGGGCCTCGTCTGCGCATTGGGCTCCGGGAAGCAGGAGGTAACCCGCGCCCTGTTCGCGGACACCGTCTCCGGCGTCGCTTCACATGAGGGGTTCGCGGACCGCCCGCTGCACCTGGGCGTCGTCACCTCTCCGCTCGCGGCCCAGGACGCCCTGCCCCCTTCGCAGCACAGCCGCAACAACGCGCTGCTGCTCACCGCGCTGGAGCAGATACGCCCCGCGGTGGACGCGGCCATCGCCCGGTTCGGCCGCGCGCGCGTGGCGGTCGTGCTGGGCACCAGCACCTCCGGCATCGGCGAGAGCGAGCGCGCCATCGCCGGCCACCTGGCCACGGGCGAATTGCCCTCGCGCTTCCACCTGCACCAGCAGGAGCTGGGCTCCCCGGCGCTGGCGCTCACGCAGCTGCTGGGCCTGGGCGGCCCGGCCTACGTCATCTCCACCGCGTGCTCCTCCAGCGCCAAGGCCCTGGCCAGCGCGGCGCGGCTGCTGCGCTCGGGCACCGTGGACGCGGTGCTGACGGGCGGCGTGGATTCGCTGTGCCGCTTCACCGTGGCGGGCTTCCGCGCGCTGGACTCCGTGAGCGAGGAGCGCTGCAACCCGATGAGCGCCCACCGCCACGGCATCAACATCGGCGAGGCCGCGGCGCTGTTCCTGATGACGCGCGAGCCGGGGCCGGTGCGCCTGTCCGGCTGGGGCGAGTCCTCCGACGCGCACCACATCTCCGCGCCGGAGCCCGGCGGCAAGGGCGCCATGGCCGCCATCCAGGAGGCCCTGAAGCGCGCGGGGGTGTCCGCGGAGCAGGTGGACTACGTGAACCTGCACGGCACCGCGACGGTGCAGAACGACGCCATGGAGAGCCGCGCGGTGCACGCGCTCATGGGGCCGGCCGTGAAGGCCAGCTCCACCAAGCCGCTCACCGGCCACACGCTGGGGGCCGCGGGCGCGCTGGAGGCGGCCTTCGCGTACCTCACGCTGGTGGACAACCCGGAGGGCCGGCTGCCCGCGCACTTCTGGGACGGGGCCGTGGACCCCTCGCTACCGGCGCTGTCGCTCGTGAAGCCGGGCGAGGCGCTGGGGCGCCCGGTCCAGCGCGTGCTGAGCAACTCGTTCGCCTTCGGGGGCAGCAACGCCGCCCTCGTGCTGGAGCGCGCATGA